From bacterium, the proteins below share one genomic window:
- a CDS encoding DUF2961 domain-containing protein, with protein WHIMDPIRFEKDLKVTIQALGWRSGGRYLPLQDDISSTVFWYQTEPHAKFPKLPDKDYLEVR; from the coding sequence TGGCACATCATGGATCCCATCCGTTTCGAAAAGGATTTAAAGGTCACTATACAGGCCCTTGGCTGGCGCAGCGGCGGCCGCTATCTGCCCTTGCAGGACGACATCAGTTCCACTGTGTTCTGGTATCAGACCGAACCGCATGCCAAATTTCCGAAATTGCCGGATAAAGATTATCTGGAAGTGCGCTAG